From one Rhodamnia argentea isolate NSW1041297 chromosome 1, ASM2092103v1, whole genome shotgun sequence genomic stretch:
- the LOC125314952 gene encoding disease resistance protein Roq1-like, translating to MANSGSKYQVFLNFCGMDTRRGFTNTLYHALVNAGIHVFIDNEEIPRGEEFSTELLQAIDDSKLYITIFSPNYASKHWCLRELAKMVENAFGPEEDGNEKVESTSKPEEDGNKKVIFPIFYNVKTDDLKSNTAQR from the exons ATGGCGAACTCAGGAAGCAAGTACCAggtgttcctcaatttttgtgGGATGGATACCCGTCGTGGATTCACCAACACCCTCTACCATGCCTTGGTAAATGCTGGGATTCATGTTTTCATCGATAATGAAGAGATTCCACGAGGTGAAGAATTTAGCACGGAGCTTCTGCAAGCGATCGACGACTCCAAGCTCTACATAACCATCTTCTCCCCAAACTATGCTTCGAAACACTGGTGCCTCCGCGAGCTTGCGAAGATGGTGGAGAACGCCTTTGGACCTGAAGAAGATGGGAATGAGAAGGTGGAGAGCACCTCTAAACCCGAGGAAGATGGGAATAAGAAGGTGATATTCCCCATCTTTTATAACGTGAAAACTGATGATCTGAAGTCGAACACGG CACAGAGGTAG
- the LOC115725971 gene encoding disease resistance protein L6-like, protein MANSEAGTSSDNPLGVQYQVFLSFRGPDTRCGFANTLCHGMNDAGIRVFMDDEELRPGERISEELLRAIDKSKSYMPIFSKNYASSHWCLRELAKMVENTSESKEDGNKKVIFPIFYNVKTDDVKSNTGLYSKAISELEQKMVNQKRKVSTEEVEKWRRALQKVGGIQGWELEKYDGDGHLSVSVVEEVVRKLHTRQRKVIEDLVGMEDRIAAMNNLLDMDSGDVRLVGIWGMGGTGKTTLARIIFNELCPRFGKNCSFLADVRETAKTKGLNKLREQLLSDLSCSRGARNIVDTEDTICSKKVLIVLDDIDDSDQIRDLIGVKSLCSGTRIIVTTREKNVLNIRGFKYKSMPYDMEGLSDKDALQLFSRHAFDVDSPPPDYFTLSKNIVSTTGGLPLALRAIGKMLFSIKEKNIWEEKLEKLSKIPHHDVLGMLQITYDTLEWDEQQIFLDIACLFIDFDKINPIYMWKACGFSANSAITVLIDRSMIKVLDNNTFWMHDQFIDLGRTISSRECSRLWAPDDIIRELRSTEINTSVQALYCKDLSLMGVDKHITVTSEQIKRFPSLWLLRLGNITYQGDFTGCLFELKWINLAYDYRSSFAATNLNPENVVVMEIFGHGMSEDAVISLVEGAKKLKALTLENIRSLHRTPTFSQNSVLEKLTFHHCEYLKEIDFSIGELTSPTHLIIFSSEELEKLPEQIGKLENLQHLSLLGCQRLRELPDSVSKLKSLTNLNVACTGITGLPDSIDRLQSLSSLYLYYCHQIQELPKLPESLTTLLFESESLRTVPDLSNLTNLVELLLSDGSEFNGKSNMIRPCNLPWIGGLSKPRKLDLCLLNVHTTSADWASLTLLEELTLKGLDLQKLEQLPSNLRVLELDNTRVEELELDELRRLEELTIRGCEPVKRLSIPSSLRKSRDAEVSSCNKLVEVQLLGVLESMENLRISECKSLERLVCLSSSLEEAGWNELQAPELSDGGRRVSLFSSSLRMLQRLIPSTCPELHEIQFVSALESLKAFVVRECISLKRIGGSSNLKNLEDLEFGDCESLRVVRGINELERLGRLQFYRCRSMGKIIDASSSKIPNECWIDIEDCGELPGTGPSDSTITWKRYREKILNAVTQASDSGPSERQDYGDEDDDKKDDGKDDNEEDDEHEDHENDDGEDDEVNNVHSSRGPSPDSSMDDNDENDDVDKEFEGEADRNSYSKDDEDDDHDHNEEKNEHEVLQLSHGPPPFCLMGDNDENNDVNEEGKGDSNGDEERIRKRTRKRKRGTMKMPKRSDKEDNGNEDDD, encoded by the exons GTGATATTCCCCATCTTTTATAACGTGAAAACTGATGATGTGAAGTCGAACACGGGTTTGTACAGTAAGGCCATATCGGAGTTGGAGCAAAAGATGGTGAATCAGAAGAGGAAGGTCAGCACAGAGGAAGTAGAGAAGTGGAGACGGGCTCTCCAGAAAGTCGGTGGCATCCAGGGATGGGAGCTGGAGAAATATGATGG CGATGGGCATCTAAGCGTGTCGGTTGTTGAAGAGGTTGTGAGGAAACTCCAtacaagacaaagaaaagtGATCGAAGATTTAGTCGGAATGGAGGATCGAATAGCAGCCATGAACAATTTATTAGACATGGACTCTGGTGATGTGCGGCTCGTTGGAATTTGGGGGATGGGTGGCACGGGTAAAACAACACTTGCTCGAATAATCTTCAATGAATTATGTCCTCGCTTTGGAAAAAACTGTAGCTTTCTTGCTGATGTGAGGGAAACGGCAAAAACCAAGGGCTTAAACAAGCTACGAGAACAATTATTGTCTGATTTATCTTGTTCTAGAGGGGCTCGCAACATTGTTGACACTGAAGACACAATTTGCAGCAAGAAGGTACTGATTGTTTTGGATGATATCGATGACAGCGACCAAATCCGTGACCTAATTGGAGTGAAGTCTTTGTGCTCTGGTACTAGGATAATCGTTACCACTAGGGAGAAAAATGTTCTGAATATCAGGGGATTTAAGTATAAAAGCATGCCCTATGACATGGAAGGGTTGAGCGACAAAGATGCACTTCAACTTTTTAGTAGGCATGCCTTTGATGTTGACTCTCCTCCACCAGATTACTTCACTctttcgaaaaatattgtctCTACTACCGGTGGACTACCTTTAGCTCTTCGAGCCATAGGTAAAATGCTTTTTTCgattaaagagaaaaatatatggGAAGAGAAGCTAGAGAAGTTAAGTAAAATACCTCATCATGATGTCTTGGGAATGCTACAGATTACCTATGATACCTTGGAATGGGATGAACAACAGATATTTCTCGACATTGCATGCCTTTTCATCGATTTTGATAAGATTAATCCAATCTACATGTGGAAAGCTTGTGGGTTCAGTGCAAATAGTGCTATTACTGTCCTTATTGACAGGAGCATGATAAAGGTTTTAGACAATAATAcattttggatgcatgaccaattTATAGATCTTGGAAGGACAATTAGTAGTCGAGAGTGCAGCAGGTTATGGGCCCCAGATGATATCATTCGTGAATTAAGATCAACCGAG ATCAACACAAGCGTTCAAGCACTGTATTGCAAAGACTTGTCATTGATGGGGGTTGATAAGCATATAACTGTCACTTCGGAGCAAATTAAACGGTTCCCAAGTCTTTGGCTGCTGCGATTGGGAAACATAACCTACCAAGGCGACTTTACGGGCTGTCTTTTCGAGTTGAAATGGATCAATTTGGCTTACGATTATCGATCATCGTTTGCGGCAACCAATTTGAATCCAGAAAACGTGGTTGTGATGGAAATTTTTGGACATGGGATGAGTGAAGATGCGGTCATAAGCCTGGTCGAG GGTGCAAAGAAGCTGAAGGCTCTCACTCTTGAAAATATTCGGTCGCTACATAGGACACCAACCTTTTCCCAAAACTCCGTTTTAGAGAAGTTGACTTTTCATCACTGCGAATATTTGaaggaaattgatttctctattGGGGAATTGACGTCGCCGACTCACTTGATTATTTTTTCGAGTGAGGAACTTGAAAAATTGCCCGAACAAATTGGCAAACTAGAGAATCTTCAGCACCTCTCTCTCTTGGGTTGCCAGAGATTGAGGGAACTTCCCGACTCGGTTTCAAAATTGAAGTCGTTGACGAATCTGAATGTAGCATGCACGGGAATTACAGGATTACCGGATTCCATTGATAGACTACAAAGCCTGTCATCTCTCTATCTATATTATTGTCATCAGATCCAAGAGTTGCCGAAGCTCCCCGAGAGTTTGACCACTCTACTCTTTGAATCGGAATCGCTGCGGACTGTCCCCGACCTCTCAAACCTTACTAATCTAGTTGAACTGCTCCTATCTGATGGCTCTGAATTTAATGGAAAATCGAATATGATTCGACCTTGCAACTTGCCGTGGATTGGGGGGCTATCCAAACCGAGGAAGCTGGACTTGTGCCTTCTAAACGTCCACACAACGTCTGCTGATTGGGCTTCTCTTACTCTGCTGGAAGAACTTACTCTCAAAGGACTAGACTTGCAAAAGCTGGAACAACTTCCGTCAAACTTGAGAGTTCTAGAGCTGGATAACACTCGAGTGGAGGAACTAGAACTCGATGAGCTGCGTCGATTGGAAGAGTTGACTATCAGAGGGTGTGAGCCCGTCAAGAGATTATCCATTCCATCAAGTTTGAGAAAATCGAGAGATGCCGAGGTGTCTTCTTGCAACAAGCTAGTTGAAGTTCAACTTCTCGGTGTATTAGAATCGATGGAGAACTTGCGTATTAGCGAATGCAAATCTTTGGAGAGGTTGGTTTGTCTTTCGTCGTCGTTGGAGGAGGCAGGGTGGAATGAGCTGCAAGCTCCCGAGTTGAGTGATGGTGGGAGGAGAGTGTCCCTTTTCTCGAGCTCCCTAAGGATGCTTCAAAGACTCATCCCGAGCACGTGCCCAGAGCTACATGAGATTCAATTTGTTTCAGCGTTGGAATCATTGAAAGCATTTGTTGTTCGAGAGTGCATTTCGTTAAAAAGGATAGGCGGTTCGTCAAACTTGAAGAATTTGGAAGATTTAGAATTTGGAGACTGCGAGAGCCTGCGGGTTGTGCGGGGCATTAACGAGTTGGAGCGTTTGGGGCGGTTGCAATTTTATAGGTGCAGATCAATGGGAAAGATTATCGATGCATCAAGCTCAAAAATACCAAATGAGTGCTGGATAGATATAGAGGATTGTGGGGAGTTACCAGGCACTGGTCCGTCGGATTCAACTATCACTTGGAAGCGTTACAGAGAGAAGATTCTTAATGCAGTAACACAAGCGTCGGACTCAGGTCCATCGGAACGG CAAGATTATGGTGACGAGGATGATGACAAGAAGGACGACGGCAAGGATGACAACGAAGAGGACGATGAGCATGAGGACCATGAAAATGATGACGGTGAGGATGACGAGGTCAACAATGTGCATTCGTCTCGTGGGCCTTCGCCGGATTCATCCATGGACGATAATGATGAGAATGATGATGTCGACAAGGAATTCGAAGGTGAAGCTGACCGTAATAGCTATAGCAAGGACGACGAGGACGATGACCATGATCATAACgaggaaaaaaatgaacatgAGGTTTTGCAGTTATCTCATGGGCCTCCACCGTTTTGTTTAATGGGCGATAACGATGAGAATAACGATGTCAACGAGGAAGGCAAAGGCGACAGCAACGGTGACGAGGAAAGGATAAGGAAGAggacgaggaagaggaagagagggaccATGAAGATGCCGAAGAGAAG CGACAAGGAAGACAATGGCAATGAAGATGACGACTGA
- the LOC115727130 gene encoding putative methyltransferase DDB_G0268948: MKRAETLFIPARQRSRQAEADREEMAGLFDKQAEIYVDARPTYPAHWYSMLASRTPRHSLAWDVGTGNGQAALGVAGHYDQVIATDTSAAQLKCAMQHPRVCYFHTPLPISNDEIMSLFGGENSVDLITVAQAVHWFDLPNFYSLATHLLRKPGGMIAVWCYNDVEVSPMFDPAMKRFHDTTLPFWDPNIKHIFDGYKRLPFPFESVGLGCEGEPLPLDILKELSFEGFLRMLRSWSAVTTAKEQGVDLLSEGVVRELEDAWGGHDLVRCIVYKAFMLAGTV; this comes from the exons ATGAAGAGAGCAGAAACCCTCTTCATACCCGCAAGGCAAAGAAGCAGGCAAGCAGAGGCAGATCGAGAGGAGATGGCGGGTCTGTTCGACAAGCAAGCCGAGATCTACGTTGACGCTCGTCCGACATACCCGGCACACTGGTACTCCATGCTCGCTTCTCGCACTCCTCGCCACTCCCTCGCCTGGGACGTCGGCACCGGCAATGGCCAAGCTGCCCTCGGC GTAGCCGGTCACTACGACCAGGTGATTGCCACTGACACGAGCGCAGCCCAGCTAAAATGTGCGATGCAGCATCCGAGGGTCTGCTACTTCCACACCCCTTTGCCCATCTCCAACGACGAAATCATGTCCTTATTCGGAGGGGAAAATTCAGTGGATTTGATTACAGTGGCTCAAGCAGTGCACTGGTTCGACCTGCCCAATTTCTACTCCCTCGCAACCCATCTGCTCCGGAAGCCGGGAGGCATGATCGCAGTGTGGTGCTACAACGATGTCGAAGTGAGCCCTATGTTCGATCCAGCCATGAAACGCTTCCACGATACTACACTGCCCTTTTGGGACCCCAACATAAAGCACATATTCGATGGTTACAAGAGACTCCCTTTCCCATTCGAGAGCGTGGGCTTGGGATGCGAAGGTGAGCCGTTGCCGCTGGACATACTGAAGGAGCTCTCTTTCGAAGGGTTTCTGAGGATGCTAAGGTCATGGTCCGCAGTCACTACGGCTAAGGAACAAGGTGTTGATTTGTTATCAGAAGGCGTGGTGAGAGAGCTTGAGGATGCATGGGGAGGTCATGATCTGGTCAGGTGCATTGTGTACAAGGCTTTCATGCTTGCCGGCACAGTGTGA
- the LOC115727132 gene encoding gibberellin 20 oxidase 2-like — MSFLMDRSTPSSTLVLCPAMELKDEKETLLFDPSLLQKQPNLPKEFIWPHKDLVNTQDELKEPLVDLSGFLKGNEEATSQAAELIRTACTNHGFFQVINHGVDPGLIRAAHDEIDTIFKLPMSKKLAMKKRPGGGNGYSGAHADRFSSKLPWKETFSFGFHKNESSELVVVDYFKSVLGDDFQHTGWVYQKYCEAMKELALVIMELLSISLGIDRMHYRDFFEDGTSLMRCNFYPPCLNHGLTLGTGPHCDPTSLTILHQDQVGGLQVFSSDKWQAVTPRRDALVINIGDTFMALTNGRYKSCLHRAVVDRERVRRSLTFFACPREDRILRPPPDLLGTNMEAPRKYPDFTWSDLFGFTQNHYRADATTFESFINWFPSSKP, encoded by the exons ATGTCTTTCCTAATGGACAGAAGCACTCCATCATCAACTCTTGTTCTGTGTCCTGCAATGGAGCTCAAGGATGAGAAGGAGACCCTCCTGTTTGACCCCTCCTTGCTTCAAAAGCAACCAAACTTACCCAAAGAGTTCATCTGGCCTCACAAAGACCTTGTTAACACCCAAGATGAGCTCAAAGAGCCGCTCGTAGACTTGTCAGGCTTCCTAAAAGGCAATGAAGAAGCAACTTCCCAGGCAGCTGAGCTCATCAGGACTGCTTGCACCAACCATGGGTTCTTCCAAGTCATCAACCACGGCGTCGACCCGGGCCTCATACGTGCCGCGCATGACGAGATCGACACGATCTTCAAGCTCCCCATGAGCAAGAAGCTCGCCATGAAGAAGAGGCCCGGAGGTGGGAATGGTTACTCCGGCGCTCATGCAGATAGGTTCTCATCCAAGTTGCCATGGAAGGAGACATTCTCTTTTGGGTTTCACAAGAATGAGAGCTCTGAGCTTGTGGTGGTTGATTACTTCAAATCTGTCTTGGGTGATGATTTTCAACATACAGG GTGGGTGTACCAGAAGTACTGTGAGGCAATGAAGGAGCTAGCACTGGTGATCATGGAGTTGCTGTCGATAAGCTTGGGGATCGATCGCATGCACTACAGGGACTTCTTCGAGGATGGGACTTCGTTAATGAGGTGCAATTTTTACCCGCCTTGCCTGAACCACGGGCTCACGTTGGGCACGGGTCCTCACTGCGACCCGACCTCTTTGACCATCCTCCACCAGGACCAAGTTGGTGGCCTCCAAGTCTTTTCAAGCGATAAATGGCAAGCCGTCACGCCACGCCGAGACGCGCTCGTCATCAACATTGGAGACACTTTCATG GCGTTAACGAATGGGAGGTACAAGAGTTGCTTGCACAGGGCGGTGGTGGATAGGGAGAGGGTGAGGAGGTCGCTGACGTTCTTTGCGTGCCCGAGAGAGGACCGGATCCTGAGACCCCCGCCAGATCTTCTCGGTACCAACATGGAAGCGCCAAGGAAGTACCCGGACTTCACATGGTCCGACCTCTTCGGGTTCACTCAGAACCACTACCGCGCTGATGCCACCACCTTCGAAAGCTTCATCAACTGGTTCCCATCTTCCAAACCctaa